GATGGCCGACCACGCCGGGCGGCACCGGCCGGAGCCACTGATCCAGCACGAACAGCGCCGCGCCCGGGACCGGCCCGCCGATGGGCGGTTCGCCCATGCCCTCGACGAGCGGGCGGCTCAGCGTGACGACCATCGTGGTCTCGGTGGGCCCGTAGGCGTTGATCATCACCCGGCCCGGGGCCCAGCGGTCCACGACGTCCGGTGGGCAAGCCTCGCCGGCGACCACCACCGCCGTGCCGTCGAGGCCCTCGTGCGACAGCGCCCCCACCGCCGACGGTGTCGAGGTCAGCACATCGACCCGCTCGGCGACCAGCAGCTCGTGCAGCTCGTGTGGCGAGCGGACGATGTCGTCCGGTACCACGAGCACCCGCCCGCCGTTGAGCAGCGGGCCGAAGGTCTCCCATACCGAGGTGTCGAATCCGTAGGTGTGGCACTGCGACCACACCCCGCTGACCGGCAGGTACTCGCCCAGCACCTCGAGCAACTGAACGACGTTGCGGTGCGCCACCATCACACCCTTCGGGGTGCCGGTGGTGCCCGACGTGTAGATCAGGTAGGCGATCTCGTCGGCACCGGGTGCGGGCAGCGCAGTGGCGGGCTGCGCCGCGATACGGGAATCGGCGACGTCGATCACCGAAAGATCGAGTTCGGCCAGACGTGGCGCCAGCTCGGCGGTGGACAACGCCATGACCGGGCCGGCGTCGCCGACGGTGAACCGGATCCGCGCATCCGGGTGCGCCGCGTCCAGCGGCAGGTACGCCGCCCCGGACTTCAGCACCGCGAGCACCGACACCACCATCTCGATCGACCGCGGCAGCAACAGCGCCACGCACCGACCGGGCCGGGCTCCGTGCTCGATCAGCAAGTGCGCCAACCGGTTCGACGCCTCATCGAGCTCGCGATAGGTCAGTGACCGGCCGCCGGCGGTCACCGCGACCGCATCGGGCACCCGCGTCACCTGGGCTGCGAACCGCGCCGGAATCGACTCCGCATGTGCGGCCGGGGCGTTCAGCATGGCGCGATTGCCCAGGGCGTCGAGCCGGGAAACCTCGTCGGCGGCCAGGATCTCGACCGCGGCCACCGGCCGATCCGGATCGTCGACCATCGCCGCCAGCACACGTTCCAGCCGCTCGAGCAGTCCCTCGGCGGTGGCGCCGTCGAACACCTCGGTGTCGAACTCGATGCGCACCTCGAGTTCGCTGCCCGGAAGCACCTGAACCGCGAGCGGGTAATGGTTGAACTCGCGGCTGCTGAACCCGGTGAGCGTCAGCCCCTCCGCACTCAGTTCGGCGGCGGCGTCGACCGGGTAGTTCTCGTAGACGAACAGCGTGTCGAACAGCTGGTCGAACCCGGTGATCCGGTGGATCTCCGGCAGCGCGAGGTGCTCGTGTTCCAGTGTCTGGCCGTGTACCTGCTGCAGCCGGGCCAACAACTCCGCCACCGTGGTGGACCCGCCCAGTGTCGCCCGCACCGGCACCGTGTTGATCAACAGCCCGATCATCGAGTCGGCGCCGACCACGTCGTCGGGGCGGCCCGAGACCACCGCGCCGAACACCACGTCACGCTGATCGGTGAGCACCGCGAGCAACTGAGCCCAGGCGGCCTGCAGCACGGTGCTGACCGTGGTGCGCTGCGAGCGGGCCAGCTCCGTCAACGCCGCCGTGGTCTGTTCGCCGATCCTGCGCGCGACGACGCGGTGCGGCCCGGGTGCGGTGCGTTCCGGCGGCCCCACCAGCGTCGGGGTGTCGAAGCCGGCCAGCACCTCCGCCCAAACCTGCTGCGCCGCAGCGACATCGCGGTCAGCGAGCCATTCGACGAACCGCCGGTAGGGCACCGGCGCGGGCAGCGCCTGACCGAAGTAGCCGGCGAAGATCTCCTGCAACAGGATCGGCAGCGACCAGCCGTCCATCACGATGTGGTGGATGGTGAGCACCACGCGGTACTCATCGGCGCCGCAACGCATCGCCGCCACGCGTAACGTGGGCGAGGAATCCAGGTCGAAGATTGCTGCCCGCTCGGCCGCACACAGCCGCTCGAACCGAGCCTCGGCCTCGGCTGAATCGAACTCCTCGTAGCGCCAAGCGATCTGCGGATCGGCCGGAACGATCTGCACGGGCTCGTCGAAATCGAGGCAGAACCGTGCGACCAGGTGCGGGTGCCGCACCGCCACCGACTGCACCGCATCCCGCAGCCGGTCGACATCCAGTGCACCGGACAGCGTCAGCGTCAGCTGCACGGCGTAGATGTCGTCAGCCGGCCCCCGGTCACCGCCGGTGCGGTCGGTCAAAAACAGCAGGCCCTGCTGCAGCGGCGTCAGCGGCAGGATGTCGGCGACCCGGTACCGGCTGGTCAGCAGGTCGATCTCGGTCTGGTCGAGCCGCGCCGGGGCGATGTCGGACGGCGTCGGCCCACCCCCACCGGCGCGCACCACCGCGCAGATCCGGGTCAGGGCGTCGAACCACAACCCGCTGAGGCGCTCGACATCCGCCTCGGCGAGCACCGACGTCGCCCAAGACCAACTCGCCTGCAGACACGGACCCGTTTCGGTGTCGACGGTCGCGGCGTTGAGCGCGAGCGTGTGCGTCATCGGCATCGACAGCGCCGGTGCCGACATCAGCAACTCCTCGCCGGGCAGCCACGCCTGCGCGGGCGTGTCCGTTCCGCTGGTGACCCGGCCGAGGTAGTTGAACATCACCGTCGGATCAGGCTGGTCGAGCCCGGCTTCCCGGTTCAGGTAACGCACCAGCCCGTACGTCAGCCCGTCCGGCAGGGCGCGAAGCTGCTCCTTGGCGTTCTTGACGAACGCCTCCAGCGCGGATCCGCCGGCGGCGATGTGCGACCACGGCTCCCCACCGGCCCGAAGCGCCACCGGGTACTTGGCGGTGAACCAGCCCACGGTGCGGGACAGGTCGACATCGTCGGCGAGATCCTCACTGCGCCCGTGACCTTCGACGTCGATGCCGACAGGCGTCTCGGCGGTGGCACCGGTGAACTCGGCCAGCGCCAGCCCGAACGCGATGAGCAGGATGTCCTGCACGCCGGCGCGGAACGCCGCGGGAACCTCGGCCAACAGCAGCCTGGTGGTTTCGGGATCGAGGCGCGCCGACAACTGACCGGCGGTGGCGTAGGTGTCGCGGCCCGGTTGCGGGGCGGCCAGCACCGGCGGCACCGCAGCGACGTCCCGCCACGCCTCGGCGGTCTGCGTCACCGCGGGCGTCCGGGCGTGCTCGGCGAGGAGCCGGGACCAGCGTGCGAACGAGGTGCCGCCGGCCGGAAGTTCGATCCGCTGCCCGCTGCGATGCTGTGCCGCGGCGATGTTGAGATCCTCGATCAGGATGCGCCACGACACACCGTCGACCGCCAGGTGATGGATGACCACCGCCAGCTGCGCGGCGGAGCGGGCCCACACGGCCGCGAGCATCCTCCCGGCACCGGGGCACAGCCGTTCCCGCGCGGCGCCGATGACCTCACCGGAGAGCTCGTCGACCACCTGCACGCAGTCGGCCGCGTTCACCGCGCCCGGTTCGGACACCGAAAGCGTCCAGCCGCCGGCGTTGTCGGCGTCGGCCCGCAACCGCAGCATCGGGTGGTGGTCCAGCAGCGCCTGCAGCAGGGTGACGACATCGCCCTCGGACGTTCCCGCAGGTGCCCGCAGCACCATGGTCTGGTTGAACTCGTCGACCGGACCGTCGACCTCGGCCAGCCACCGCATGATCGGCGTGGCCACCACCGGTCCGAGACCATCGTCGGAAACCGTTGCCGTGTCGGCTTTCCCGCTGATACGCGCCAGCCGGGCCACGGTCTGTTCGGCGAATACATCGCGCGGGCGCAGCCTCAGCCCGGCGGCACGGGCCCGGGACACCACCTGCATCGACAGGATGCTGTCGCCGCCGAGTTCGAAGAACGAGTCGTCGACCCCGACCCGTTCCAGTCCGAGCACCTCGGCGAAGATCCCGGCCAACAACTCCTCGGTCGCGTTCGTCGGCGGCCGATAGGATCCGCCGTCCCGATAATCCGGCGCCGGCAGGGCCCGTTTGTCCAACTTGCCGTTGACGGTCAACGGCAGCGCATCGAGCACCACCACCGCGGCCGGGACCATGTAGGCCGGCAGCCGTTCCGACAGCACGGTCCGCGCCTTGGCCGGATCGGCGGTACCGGTGATGTAGCCGACCAGGCGCCTGTCGCCGGGCTGGTCCTCCCGCACGACCACCGCGGCCTGCTGCACGCCCTCGACCTCGGCCAGCACCGCCTGGATCTCGCCGAGCTCGATCCGGTAGCCACGGATCTTGACCTGCTCGTCGGCCCGCCCGAGGTAGTGCAGTTCCCCGTCGGGGCTCCAGCGCACCAGATCGCCGGACCGGTATATCCGCGCACCCGATCCGCCGAACGGGCACGCCACGAACCGCGAAGCGGTCAGCCCCGGGCGGCCGACATAGCCGAACGCCACCCCGGCGCCTGCCACATACAGCTCACCCACCACACCCGGCGGCACCGGACGCAGGTACCGGTCGAGCACGAAGAAGCCCAGATGCGCCATCGGAACGCCGACCGGGCTGGCGCTGTCGTCCAGATCCGCCTCGGTGATCTCCCTAAACGAGGCATGCACCGTTGTCTCGGTGATGCCGTAGAGGTTGAGCAGCCGCGGTGATCCCACCGGATGGCGCTGCACCCACGGGCGCAGCCGCTGCGGCTCCAGTGCCTCACCGGCGAACAGCACCGCCCGCAGCGCGAGCCGATCGCCCACCTCCGGCTGCAGGCCATCGGCGGTCTGCAACGCGTAGAACGCCGAGGGGGTCTGGCTGAGCACGGTGACCTGCTCGTCGGCCAGCAGCGCCAGCAACTCCTCGGCCGAACGCGCCACCGCGTCCGGCACCACCACCAGCCGGCCCCCGTACAGCAGCGCACCCCACATCTCGCACACCGAGACGTCGAACGCCAGCGAGTGCGTCAACGACCAGACCTGGTCGCTGATGTCGACGTCGTCGGCCAGCGACTCCAGCAGCCGCACGACGTTCCCGTGCGCCACCGCAACGCCTTTGGGCTTACCCGTGGTGCCCGAGGTGTAGATGATGTAGGCCAGATCCCCCGCTTGCGGCACCGGCACCGGCTCCGCCGGCTGGGTGGCGATCTGCGGGTCGTCGATGTCGATGACCGCCAGTTCCAGCCCGCTGAACCGGCCCGCCAGCTCGGCGGTCGTGACCGCGGCCAGCGGGGCGGCGTCGGCGAGCACGAACTCGATCCGCGCATCCGGATGTGCCGGATCGATCGGCACGTACGCCGCACCCGTCTTCAGCACCGCCAGGATCGCGGCGATCGCCCGCTCCGAGCGCGGCAGCAGCATGGCCACCCGCTGCCCCGGACCGGCACCGTGCGCAACAAGCCAGTGCGCCAACCGATTCGATGTCTCGTCCAGCTCGCGATAGGTCAACGACCGACCCGCACAGGTCACCGCCACCGCGTCCGGACACTCCGCCACCCGGGCGGAGAACCGGGCCGGAATCGAATCCACCTGCCCGGCAGGGGCATTCAGCACTTCGCCGTTCGACCACTCGGTGAAGGCGATGCGTTCGCTGTCGACCAACAGGTCGATGGTGGCCACCGGCCGATCCGGATCGTCGACCATCGCCGCCAGCACCCGCTCCAGTCGCTTTACCAGCCCGGACACCGGCAGATCGTCGAACGGGTGACCGCTGCCGGCGGTCGTCACCATCAGATCGTCGGCCGCGGTGGAGAAGTTGATGGTGAAGCTGCCGACCGGGCCGGTGCTCGTGTAATGCGCCGAGGCGGTCGCCGCCCCGAAGGAGAGCACCGTGGTGGACGGCAGGAAGTTCACACCGATCCGGCCCGAGCCGTCGATGTTGCGGTTGACCCCGCGCTCGAGGGCCTGCGCGGGAAATCGCTGGTGTTCCAGAACTTCCCGGATGCGGGTGTTCACCTGCACGCAGAAGTCGGCGACCGAGGTGCCCGCCGCCGGACTCAGCGTGAGCGGAACGATGCCGGCGAACATGCCCGGCAGTGTCTTGGCATCCGGGTGCACCCTCCGGCTGACCGGGAAGTCCAGAACGATCTGATCGCCGCCGCCGGACCATTCGTGACCGAGCAGGGCGCACGCCGCCGTAAGGACCGACGATCGCGGAATGTCAAGTGCTGTCGCGAAATTGTCCACCCGCGCCAACAGGCCGGCATCGAGCGGCTGCGGAGCGGGCAGCCAGTACGTGTGAGCCCGGTCCTCGGCGCGAGCCGAGAACGAGTTGTCGGTCTCAGCGGGGATGTTGCGCGACCAGAACTCTTCGTCCTTGCGGTAGTCCTCCGAGGCTTCGTACTCGGACTCGATCCGGATCAGGTCGTCGAGGGAGCCGAAGATGGCCGGTGGGACCGGGGCACCCGAGACAACCGCGGAGTACACCGAGGCGATCCGTTGACCGGCCAGGCCGAGGCCGAAACCGTCGATGACGATGTGGTGGCAGCAGGCGAACAGGTGATACTCGTCGAATCGGGTTTGGAACAGCGCGAATCGGAACAGGGGGCCGGACAGCGGCATCGGGGCGGCCTGGATCTCCGCCGCGATGCGCTCGACCTGACCCGCTCCGTCCTCGCACCGGGTCAGGTCGTAGAACTCGAGTTCGACTGGCGGATCATCGAGTACGCGCTGGACAACGTGACCGTCGACGGACTCGAAAGAGGCCCGCCCCGGCTCGATGTCCTGCACGACGCGTCGAATCGACCACTCCAGCGCATCGATGTCGACAGCACCGTCGATCGTCACCAGAAGGCCGAGGTGCCAGGCAGCGTCCTGATCGCGCGTCTCTTGAGCAAGCCAGATTTCGAGTTGACCGCGTGTCAGCGGAAGCACACGATCATTCGACTGCATAGAGTCCCCTAGCCGTTTACGAGCTCAGCAATTCGCCAGCTCAGTTTACGAGCTCAGCAATTCGCCAGCTCAGTGACGAATACGTTCCCCATCGGTAGGCCTCGCGGGCGGCCGACGGTTATGTGCCGGATCCTCCGCCTGCCGCCAGGCGGTCCCGCAGACTCTTGGGCCGGATATCCGGCCAGTTCTGCTCGATGTACTCGAGGCAGGCCGCGCGGTCGGCTTCGCCGAAGACCACCTTCCAGCCAGCCGGCACATCGGCGAACGTCGGCCAAAGGCTGTGCTGTTCCTCGTCATTCACCAGGACGTAGAACGTCCCGTTCTCGTCGTCGAACGGGTTGGTGCTCATTCGGCTCTCCCCCATCAGTAATCGATACAAGCATAACTTATACCCACGATACTCAAAGCCACCCTGAAGGGCCTGGCTTTTTCGAAACCGGGCGAACTGGCCTCGTCAGGTGCCAGTAACAGTGACGACTGGCGTTACCAGAAGGTAACGACTCCGTGATGAGACGCTGCGCAGCAGTCAATTTTCCTTGTTGGACATCGTACTGTCGGATCGCCGGACCGATCCGAGCCAGTCCTGATCAGCCCACCTCGGTGACTGCGCGGCAAACAAGCTTGAACGCGTGGACGCACTTCCAGCAAATACACTCAAGGCCCTGCTGAAGAAGTTTGCCAGCTCGCCTCGAATGCGCGCAGCGGTACCGACAAGGTTTCCGTTCGCTTCCACGGCCGAAGCGGCTCTCCCGAATCCCTTTGACAAGCAACAGGACACGCAATAGCTACGCAAGCAGCTTCTCGGTGCCGACGGCCGGAGAGCCGCTGTTATCAGCACTTACAACCGGCGAACACCCAGGCTTCCCGCGCCGGATGTTTGCTGGCGTTTCAGTTGGCGATGCAATTGCCGTTGCCCCGCAAAGAATCCCACGCATGCGGCGGCACGTGTATTTACACCGACGCCAATACCCCGGCGGCGGTAAGCCTCGGTGCCCGACGGCTCGAACCGGCTCCGCGAACTTCGGTGTGTGTCAGGTGTGTGTCAGAAGTTGTTACACGTCGCGAACACGCGCTCGATCAGCGGCAGGATCGGACGGTTCTGCGGCAGGCTGCGGACCTGCGCGGCGTATTCGCGCCGTTTCTCCGGCGGGGCCGCGAGGAAGATGTGGATCTGCTCGCGCTGCTTGGGTCCGAACGCCGCGGCCGCCGCCGGGCTCTGGGCGTTGACCGCAGCCATGACCTGGTCATAGGTGCACGTCGTGTTCACGAACGGATCGAGGCTCGGATCGGGGTCAGCGGCAGCCGTTCCAGCACCGAGAGTGCCGATGGTCAAAGACGTCGCGAACACGGCCAGGGCGCCGACGACCGCGGACATCTGCAGCTTCTTCATGCATCCCCTCCAGGTAGTGGTGTACGGCCGTCCCTTGGCTAATTGCCAACAAGACTACCCACTATCGCCTTGTGTACACCTGCGTTTGATCCCGACTCCCGAATCGGGATCCACACCGTATATCCGTCGTGGAAGCCGAAACGTTACAGTCGATTTCAGCAAACTTTTCGACATTCCATTCGAATATTCGATACTACGCCGTGGGCTTAGGGAATTCAACGGTGGGCGCATCATCTTCGCGCCGATCGTCAATTCCCAGCAACGCGCGAACCGCCGGGCGCGGCCCGTACTCCCGCAGCTGACGGCTGGCCGGCCGCAGCCGCACGACCTGCGGCCACCAGAACCACCGGCCCAACAGTGCCGCGATCGACGGCGTCATGAACGACCGCACGATCATGGTGTCGAACAACAGCCCCAGACCGATCGTGGTGCCGATCTGACCGATGATGCGCAGATCGCTGACCACCATGGAGGCCATGGTCGCGGCGAACACCAGACCGGCCGTGGTGACCACCTTGCCGGTGCCGCCCATCGCCCGGATGAGCCCGGTGTTGATGCCGGCACCCAATTCCTCCTTCATGCGCGCCACCAGCAGCAGGTTGTAGTCCGACCCCACCGCCAGCAGGATGATGACGGACATCGCCATCACCATCCAGTGCAGTTCGATGCCCAGGATGTACTGCCAGACCAGCACCGACATGCCGAACGAGGCGCCCAGTGAGATCACCACGGTGCCGACGACGACCAGCGCTGCGATCAGGGCGCGGGTGATGATCAGCATGATGATGAAGATCAGGCAGATCGCCGCTATGCCCGCGATGAGCAGGTCGTAGGTCGACCCGTCACGCCAATCCTTGGCGGTCGAGGCGGCGCCGGTGACGTAGATCTTGGCGTTCTCCAGCGGGGTGCCCTTCAGGGCCTCCTCGGCCATGAGCCGGACGCGTTCGATCCGGTCGATACCGTCCAGCGTCGCGGGGTCGCCGTTGTGCGAGATGATGTAACGCGCCGACTTCCCGTCCGGGGACAGGAAACTCTCCATCGCGCGTTTGAAGTCCTCGTTCTCGAAAACCTCCGGCGGCAGGTAGAAGGTGTCGTCGTTCTTGGCGGCGTCGAATGCCTGCCCCATGAGGGCGACGTCCTCGGAGTTCTCCTCCATCCATTCGTTCATGCCCGACATGGTGCTGTGCATTTTCAGCTGCATGTTGTACACGGTTTTCATGACCGCGATCTGCTGCGGGTAGATCTCGAGAATCTGAGGCAGGATCACCTCCAATTTCTCCATCTCCGCAACCATGGTCTGCAGCTTGTCCTGCACCGAGTCGGCCTTGTCGAGCATGTCGAAAATCGACCTGATCGCCCAACAAATGGGAATGTTGTAGCAGTGCGGTTCCCAATAGAAGTAATTGCGGATCGGCCGGAAGAAGTCGTCGAAGAGCGTTACGCTGCCCCGTAGTTCGTCGAAGATCTCCTGCACGTCACGCGTGTTGTTCAGCATGCTGAGTTGAACGCCGGTGAGCTCTTTCATCAGCTCGTACTGGCGTTCCATGATCTCGATCAGTTTCGCGGTGTTCTCGGCCTGTGCGAGCAGGTCGTCGGTGCGCTCGGCCTGCAGTTTCTGGGCCTGTACCTGGGTGGCGCTCTGCAGGCTCAGCAGGAACGGGATCGACGTGTTGGCAATCGGCGTGCCCTCCGGCCGGGTGATGCCCTGCACCCGGGACACCCCCTTGACCTTGAAGATCGCCTTGGCCAACTTGTTAAGCGTCAGGAAGTCCGCTGAGTTCCGCAGGTCCCGATCGGTCTCGATGACGAGGATGTCCGGTGTCAACCGGGCCTGGCTGAAATGCCTTTCGGCGGCGACGAATCCCTGATTGGCCGGGATGTCGGCGGGCATGTAGGCACGGTCGTCGTAGTTGGTGTTGTAACCCGGCAGCGCCAACAGGCCGATCGCGGCCACCGCCACCGCCGCCGCCAGGATCGGCGCGGGCCAGCGGGCGATCGCGGTACCGATGCCGCGCCACCGGCCGGACCGCAGCTTCCGTTTGGGATCGAGCAGCCCGAAGTATCCGGCCACCACGATGCCGGCCGGCACCAGCGTCACCGCACAGGCCACGGCGACCACCATGCCGATGGCACACGGCACGCCCATGGTCTTGAAGTACGGCAACCGCGCGAAACTCAGACAAAGGATCGCGCCGGCGATGGTCATGCCGGACGCCAGCACCACCGGCGCGGTGCTGCGGTAGGTGGCGAAGAACGCCGCCTCACGGCTCTGGCCGGCCTGACGCTCCTCCTGATAACGACCGAAGAAGAAGATCCCGTAGTCGGTTCCGGCCGCGATGGCCAGGAACACCAGCATGTTGACCGCGAAGGTGGACAGCACGAACGCGTCGTTGACGGCCAGAAACGCCACCACGCCACGGGCCGCCGCCACCTCGAAACCGACCATCAGCAGCAGCAGGATCACCGTCGCGACGCTGCGGTAGACCAACAGCAGCATCACGAAGATGATGATCACCGTCACGATGGTGATCTTCAGGACCGAATCGTTGCCCGCTGCCTGCAGATCCGAGTTGAGCGGCCCCACCCCGGTCACGTACACCCGGACCCCGGGCGGCGGCGGCGACCGGTCCACGATCTCGCGCACCGCCGCCACCGACTCGTCGCCCACCGGCGTGCCCTGGTCACCGGCCAGGTACACCTGGACGTAGGTCGCCTTGCCGTCGGCGCTGGTGACGCTCGACGCCGTCAGCCGCTCACCCCACAGATCCTGCACATGGCGGACGTGTTCGTGATCGGCGCGCAGCTGCTCGACCAGTCCGGCGTAGTAGGCGCGCGCGCTGTCGCCCAGGGGTTGTTCGCCCTCCAGCACGATCATCGCCGAGTTGTCGGAGTCGGACTCGCCGAACAACTCGCCCATCCGCTTCATCCCGATCGCCGAGGGCGCCTCGGCGGGCATCAGCGACACCGAGTACTGCTCGGCGACCACCTCGAGCGACGGAATGACCTTGCGCCAGTCGCCACCCACCGCCACCAGCGTGGTGACCAGAATGATGACCAGCCACAGCAGGATGACCAGCGGCGCCATACCGCGGATGACTCGCGGAATCAGCGACGGCCGCGAATAGTTCGTTCTGAGCCTCGTAGCCATGGGATTCGGCTAGTCCCTCAACATCAGGGAGCGCACCAGCGGACGCGGACCGGTCGGGCGGAGCATGGCGCTGGCCGGACGCGGGCGGACCTGCCGCGGCCACCAGAACCACCGGCCCAGCAGGGCCGCGATCGACGGCGTCATGAACGCGCGCACCACCATCGTGTCGAAGAGCAGGCCGAGGGCGATTGTGGTGCCCACCTGACCGATGGTCAGCAGGTCGCTGACCACCATCGACGCCATGGTGGCGGCGAACACCAGGCCGGCCGCCGTCACCACCTTGCCGGAGCTGCCCATCGCACGAATGAGGCCGGTGTTGATACCCGCGGAGACCTCTTCTTTCATCCTGGACACCAGCAGCAGGTTGTAGTCCGAACCCACCGCGAGCAGCACGATGACCGACATCGCCAGCACCACCCAGTGGATCTGGATCCCGAGCAGGTACTGCCAGACCAGCACCGACAACCCGAACGACGCCCCCAGCGACATGGCCACGGTCCCGACGATGACCAGGGCCGCGACGAAACTGCGCGTCATCAGCACCATGATCAAGAAGATCAGGCACAGCGCCGACACACCGGCGATCATCAGGTCGATCTTCGAACCGTCGACCAGGTCCTTCACCAGGGCGGCGGTGCCGGACAGATAGATCTTCGAGTTCTCCAGCGGGGTGCCCTTCAGCGCCTCCTCGGCGGCCGTGCGAATCGGCTCGACCAGCGCCGTTCCCTCGGGTGTGCCCGGATCGTTCTTGTGCGTGATGAGGAAACGCGCGGCCCTGCCGTCGGGCGACATGAAGATGTTGACGATCCGCTTGAAGTCCTCGTTGTCGAAGACGTCCGGCGGCAGATAGAACGAGTCGTCGTTGTTGGCGGCGTCGAAAGCCTTGCCCATGGCGGTGGCGTTGTCGTTCGACTCGTCCATTTGCGCGAAGATGCCCGCCATGGTGCTGTGCATGGTCAGCATCATGGTCCGGGTGCTCTCCATGGTGGCAATCATGGGCGGCAGCTGCGCCAGCATCTGCGGCATCAACGCGTCGAGACGGTCGAGATCGTCGATGACGTCCTTCATTTCGACCGTGATCCGGTCGACACCGTCGATGGTTTCGAACAACGACCGCAGCGCCCAACAGATCGGGATGTTGTAGCAGTGCGGTTCCCAGTAGAAGTAGTTGCGGATGGGCCGGAAGAAATCGTCGAAATTCGCGAGGTGATCACGCAATTCGGTGGTGATCTCGTCGATCTCGTGCGTGTTCTCGACCAGGTTGTGGCTGACGCCCACCATCTCCTGCATCAGCTCGTGCATCCGCCGCATCAGCGCGATGGACTGCTCCATCTCCTCGGCCTGCTTGAGCAGATCGTCCATCCGTTCCCGCTGGATCGGCATCACCAGCTTGTTGCTGGCCTGGCTCATGCTCAGCATGAACGGGATCGAGGCGTGCTTGAGCTGAGTCCCCTCGGGGCGGGTGATCGACTGTACGTTCGCCACCCCGGGCACCGCGAACACCGCCTTGGCGAGCCGGTTCAACACCAGCAGATCAGCGGCGTTGCGCATGTCGTGGTCGGACTCGATCATCAGGATGTCCGGTGCCACCAACCGTGATTCCGGGAAATGCCTTGCCGCCGCATGGAATCCGGCGTTGGCCGGAATATCCGGCGGCAGGAACTTCTGGTCGTTGTAGCTCGGCTTGTACCCCGGCAAAGTGATCAGGCCGACCAGCGCGACCGCCGTGGCGGCGACCAGAATCGGGCCCGGCCAGCGCACGATCGCGGTGCCGATGCGCCGCCAGCGGCGAGTGACCACCGGCCGTTTCGGATCGAACAACCCGAACCGGCTGCCCACGGCAAGACACGCGGGCACCAGGGTCAGCGCGACCGCGACGGCCACCCCGATACCGATCGCGCCCGG
The window above is part of the Mycolicibacterium hassiacum DSM 44199 genome. Proteins encoded here:
- a CDS encoding MbtH family protein, producing MSTNPFDDENGTFYVLVNDEEQHSLWPTFADVPAGWKVVFGEADRAACLEYIEQNWPDIRPKSLRDRLAAGGGSGT
- a CDS encoding hemophore-related protein; the protein is MKKLQMSAVVGALAVFATSLTIGTLGAGTAAADPDPSLDPFVNTTCTYDQVMAAVNAQSPAAAAAFGPKQREQIHIFLAAPPEKRREYAAQVRSLPQNRPILPLIERVFATCNNF
- a CDS encoding MMPL/RND family transporter, coding for MATRLRTNYSRPSLIPRVIRGMAPLVILLWLVIILVTTLVAVGGDWRKVIPSLEVVAEQYSVSLMPAEAPSAIGMKRMGELFGESDSDNSAMIVLEGEQPLGDSARAYYAGLVEQLRADHEHVRHVQDLWGERLTASSVTSADGKATYVQVYLAGDQGTPVGDESVAAVREIVDRSPPPPGVRVYVTGVGPLNSDLQAAGNDSVLKITIVTVIIIFVMLLLVYRSVATVILLLLMVGFEVAAARGVVAFLAVNDAFVLSTFAVNMLVFLAIAAGTDYGIFFFGRYQEERQAGQSREAAFFATYRSTAPVVLASGMTIAGAILCLSFARLPYFKTMGVPCAIGMVVAVACAVTLVPAGIVVAGYFGLLDPKRKLRSGRWRGIGTAIARWPAPILAAAVAVAAIGLLALPGYNTNYDDRAYMPADIPANQGFVAAERHFSQARLTPDILVIETDRDLRNSADFLTLNKLAKAIFKVKGVSRVQGITRPEGTPIANTSIPFLLSLQSATQVQAQKLQAERTDDLLAQAENTAKLIEIMERQYELMKELTGVQLSMLNNTRDVQEIFDELRGSVTLFDDFFRPIRNYFYWEPHCYNIPICWAIRSIFDMLDKADSVQDKLQTMVAEMEKLEVILPQILEIYPQQIAVMKTVYNMQLKMHSTMSGMNEWMEENSEDVALMGQAFDAAKNDDTFYLPPEVFENEDFKRAMESFLSPDGKSARYIISHNGDPATLDGIDRIERVRLMAEEALKGTPLENAKIYVTGAASTAKDWRDGSTYDLLIAGIAAICLIFIIMLIITRALIAALVVVGTVVISLGASFGMSVLVWQYILGIELHWMVMAMSVIILLAVGSDYNLLLVARMKEELGAGINTGLIRAMGGTGKVVTTAGLVFAATMASMVVSDLRIIGQIGTTIGLGLLFDTMIVRSFMTPSIAALLGRWFWWPQVVRLRPASRQLREYGPRPAVRALLGIDDRREDDAPTVEFPKPTA
- a CDS encoding MMPL/RND family transporter — its product is MSTTTTQSTGGQQEQARRPRLASFIRRYAALIIVGWVGLTVFLMATVPPLEVVERQRSVSLNPADAPSFKASQRMGEVFQESTGGSVAILVVEGEDRLGEEAHRYYNEVVRQLREDPEHIQHVHDFWGDPLTAAAAESADGKAAFVQLDLAGTIGQTQSLESVEAVKEILDRTPPPPGVTTYLTGPAPIVADMGESGNRTVVLITLVTVGVIFLMLLFLYRSVLVVIILLFTVAIELQVARGVVAWLALQGWVGLTTYVVNLLVSVGIAAGTDYAIFFAGRYQEAREAGESREQAFFTTYRSVAKVVLASGMTIAGAIACLSFTRLPFFQPLGIPGAIGIGVAVAVALTLVPACLAVGSRFGLFDPKRPVVTRRWRRIGTAIVRWPGPILVAATAVALVGLITLPGYKPSYNDQKFLPPDIPANAGFHAAARHFPESRLVAPDILMIESDHDMRNAADLLVLNRLAKAVFAVPGVANVQSITRPEGTQLKHASIPFMLSMSQASNKLVMPIQRERMDDLLKQAEEMEQSIALMRRMHELMQEMVGVSHNLVENTHEIDEITTELRDHLANFDDFFRPIRNYFYWEPHCYNIPICWALRSLFETIDGVDRITVEMKDVIDDLDRLDALMPQMLAQLPPMIATMESTRTMMLTMHSTMAGIFAQMDESNDNATAMGKAFDAANNDDSFYLPPDVFDNEDFKRIVNIFMSPDGRAARFLITHKNDPGTPEGTALVEPIRTAAEEALKGTPLENSKIYLSGTAALVKDLVDGSKIDLMIAGVSALCLIFLIMVLMTRSFVAALVIVGTVAMSLGASFGLSVLVWQYLLGIQIHWVVLAMSVIVLLAVGSDYNLLLVSRMKEEVSAGINTGLIRAMGSSGKVVTAAGLVFAATMASMVVSDLLTIGQVGTTIALGLLFDTMVVRAFMTPSIAALLGRWFWWPRQVRPRPASAMLRPTGPRPLVRSLMLRD